The window tgttttacacGATGTATCACCTTACTATAAAGACAAAGTCTCGAGAGAAAGCGAAATTCAGAGACAGAAACACATTAATTTATTGTCACATATTATTAGATCTAAAAGGGGGATTTAGAATAAAGGATACTGGCTaatgtaaaaattgaacaaaagaaataaagtttgcaaaattataaagaataacaatggaaaataaaataataattgaatgtAATACATATCACAGACAAGAAACATGTAGAGATTaaagatataattttattatagaagaattttacaattattttttttgaggatTTAATAGAATAAGCGTTATATTTAAAGGTAAAGAACATTTAGGTTCACACTTCATGCAGACTCTTATAGTATAATCGTTGGATTATCTCGGTGTGttctgtgataaaaaaaaaatatcactggTCAATTTAAAGGATGTTGTAAGTATtgcaatttattcattttttcctGTTCCTTTAACTTCCATTTTTATTGAGGTTTAAATCAATCAAagccttagtttaatttagttttCTGTTATTactaccccccttttttgtcgCATGTTGTGTATCATGTACTGGTTCTGTATATGCTTCGAGCATACCCTTGAACACTGTTGGAGCCAGAACTTTAACATTTCTATAGACTTGTATACAATAATTTGtatacacataaaaaaaagatgtcaGTTTGTATGCATGTTTTTCTGTTAACTTGCAGATGTATTTATAACCGCACACCACTGTTTCAAGAATTTGTAGAATCTGATATAATGTTGTTTATATATGCCATGTTATGCAGCAGTATATGGACAGAATACGTTCTGTCGTGATATAGTACCAAAAACAAGCTATTACATGTCCCGCTGCTAAAGTTACCGGTTTTAAGTGGCTAAATCATATATATCGGAAAGGAGAAATAATGCAAACAGATGACATGCAAGATAGTCGAAGAGATTTACGAATTGGTTACCCAAAAATgaaaagttcaactatctcccaTAAGagcaaataatattaaaaatcaaaaccctgaaaACATGCACACCTTTAGTAtttttgtacaaacttacatcaaagtgaaaacttcctaggatTTAAACTGTATGAGGAGTTGTGCGGAaaaactatatagatataggaagatatgtaTATCCATAATGGGACGGAAGGGCGGAAGggcggacggacggacagatggacaagggtaagacaatatgaccccccccccccccactttcagttttaaaaaaatattgcttcAATCTTATCTTTTATTAAATCAAGCCATAATAGGAATGATTAAatctatttttatgtttttactattttttacatgtatgtactaacaaagtatttttgtctaaattaatatttttcttcAACATGTACATATTGGTAATGAACATATTGgtttttttcaacattaaattttctttaaaataagtgTCTATAAAAGACCGTCTGATTTAGGGTTTACGGAATACAGAATTAcgggcaaaaattgcagaataaagagcaaaaacagaaaataaagaaaagagaataatggggtgctaaaatataaagaatatagaatactggtaatacaaaataaaaaccaatgataattatccagactctttaatatgataaaaagaatctatcaatacaaaacaaatattcatcgtgcataatcaacacgaagaacgttggaaattattAGCATGACGTTATGTAATAAAAGTGACGACgtcaagatttttgatttttttttgccaaaatgttgagtttgcgtcgcttctacagggaaaacgaatatttttttaaagcatcaTCTAATTTGCAAGACAAAGAGAAAGaacatattaatttttaaaaatattctatGGAGCGGTTCATGTGATTTATTCAGGAAACCGAAAATTGTTgaagaaaaatattgattttccctatatattcaACGTAATTTAGTGCCCTATCGGACCATTTTAAAAACGGATTTTTCTCGAAAACGAAGTCagtgacatatactttttttttacattttctgatgtatattttcaatatataattgagttgaaaatttaaaaaaaatctatggactggtcatttactgatccttgaccttaaacAATGAAAAAGCAATATTTAGAACTCCGCATTTACAATTATCCACAATGTATCACTCTTAAACAGAATTAATGATAATTGACTTAATATCAATCAATAAAATAGCAAATAGTTGTGGCATGCAATTGACAACCCATAAAAGATTATAAATGTACATTCATGCACTCAAATGAATGTTTATCAGTTTCATCTCCTTCCAAATGAAAAAGTTTATTAACATCTCTATTTACAATTAATTTACCTCTTTCTTTGAGTTAAGATCTTTAAGTTCCCTGTACTGTTCTATCAATGGTGCTCTGTGTTTCTCCCATTGATTAGCTAAGGTTACCAGTCGTTGTGCACTACTATCTACAACTgactgttaaaaatataaaaatctggTTTTGAATTAAAGAGCTTAAACTTTGTGAAATGGTAACATTAACTTACTTATTGACATTGTTTTTCACATCATGcttgtataaattacataaaagattatcaatttgataaatTTATGGTAAAAGTAGTATTTTATGGTGCATTTAAACTATGGTGTTTTTGTTTGTatggtttaattttttatttcagagtgTGGTTAAAGCTGGGGAATGCATTTCATTGTCATTGAAGAAATTACTTGTTCTTGCCATGATCTATGCTATTTTAGTGTCAGTTCCCTACAGGCATTAATTCTGTTTTTCATTTCTTTACCTGTATTTTGGTAATATTATTTTCAGCATCAGGTAACAAATCCAGTGTGCGTTTCTTGACTTTATAAGACTCTTCTTTATCTTGGTTCTGTTGTAATAGTGTTGACATTTGATCTTCCATTTGTTTCATTGAAGCTGTAAGCTTTTTAGATTCAAGTTCTAAattgtctatttttgatattaaattgttatattctgtttttatattttctatatccTCTTCTCTTTCTTTTTGGAGTTCCTAAAATTAAAGAACATTATCTGTCTATCGTTGGTTAACAAAGCTAAATAATACAATAAAGATGAGAGTATATGGAATTCAAATGAGGTATATTGAAGTAATATTTGCACATCAGTTAAAACATGATTATTCCAGGTACAAACAGACAATGATGGGAGTACAAACAATCAAGACAACACAAATTCCAAGCACTTCAACAAGAAACTTCTATCTAAATTCACCATTTTATCAGAAGATTCaccatttaaggtggtacctaacactacagggagataactctgtaaaatcagctaaacgttttaattacgttgtgttgtttagggaatattaaccagtgtaatttttctgataaaaacagttggttaaaattttttgaaatttttatatttttgtcaaatggtcaaagtaaatactttgtcaaaattttatgaaaattaaacaagccaaattaattctAGTTAATGTGTTGAGTACCACCTTAATAGGAATTAACAATAATAAAGTAATTTCATTATGATGTATACATTTCAGAAAGCCTGATCATTTATGGTTAATGCAGACCATTTAACAGTTCCACTTCAAGTGTTGTTTAGTTTCCAATTTGAATCTTTATGTTTTTACATTTAAGCTTATTTATATGTTCTGAAGATTAGTGTACttccatttttactgaactagtacacatttttgtttagagccTAGCTGAAGCCCGCCTCAAAGTGTGGGATTTtctgtgttaaagacccattggtggcctttggctgtatTCTGTTCTTTGGTTGGGCTGTTGCATCTATGACAAATTCCAAATTTCCACTCTCTATATTATTTAAACACTTTATGTAGTGATATATATGTCATGTACAAGTTGCGATATTGTACagtttataacatgtacaaaaattttgtacaggttataatttgtacaatgcaaaaatacaatttataacatgtacaaaagtacctcatacttgttataacatgtacaaaatatttcttaaacatGGTTTTAGcctgtacaaaattgcaaacATATATACCTAGAGTAccaagaaataataaaattaccaatttctATTTATACCACTGATACCTGCTCTATTCCCCGTTAGTTTCTTACCTCCTCTGTATGACCTTTATCTATATCAGGTTTCTGTATCTGTGATAATGTCTTCTCTTCATCCTGAAAATTACAATTCAGAATAGCAATTAGGTGTTAGATAAATGATTGCAAGTTTCATTGTACGGTGGCAGTCTTATTGGATAAAAATAAAGATAGCACTTGTTTACAAGACAACAACTGTAACCCTATAATAACAGTTCTTGTTGAGTATCTAAaaggttaaaattttattgttgaATAATTCTTTagattttctgtcttttttttactatgaaaTGTTCAAAATCAGTGCATCTTTTGTAGCTTCATAATATGGGTgtacaattgttttattaaacatatatttCTATATTGAAGCCAAGGATCATAAGGTTAGGAATTAAAGACATCAATtactacaaaatatatatatatatacatattttcaaCTGAAATTCCTGTTGTGAATAAAGGTGTGACTTTATTCTAATTTTCAGGGAAATAAATAAAGTAACATCATGAAAaggaagggagataactcattaaCTTTTTAATGGTCAGCTACAAATCAAACTGTCAATCATAAATAGAAAGAACATTTAGACATAATGAAACAACTTTAATTATTAAgaaatgatttagaaaaaaatacatttaaaaaaagtaaactaatCTATCTTACATAACAGCataaatgtcatttttaaatAGCATACCTTTCCATAAATAAGTTGTTCAGTATGTGTAAACCTTGACCCTTTAGTCTTTGCAGAACCAGATGATCTGTTACCCATTGCATCTATCATCTGTTGTAGGTCCATGGcagattttgatgaagttaaatctCCACTCCTCTGAACATCTGACCTTAAATTGTCTTTCAATCTTTTCTGTATTCTTTGTCTTTTCCTGGCTCTGTATTcctaaattgaaaattaaaatgaactTGAAAAGCGAAACATATTTACTAAAAATTTATATAACTTTGGAGCTAGTCAAGTTTCCACTTTCATCAGAGTTGATCAGAGTCATTatgtttcccccttttttttaataaaaaaatagcaAGAGGGTGAAATAAATGTGAAGTACATGTTCATGGGTAATAAAACCTCAAGGTTTTATGCTTTACTTTGGCATAAATAATTAAACTTCTTTTCAAATTCATAAAGTTCTATTTCacaaacacatgtacatgtatgacatgtatgGTCACAATGAATCCAGAGAACAATCATCTctaaggccacaattaaaaatattttggtttgcccaaaccctacctaaggttgagacagtggataggtaggtaggtaggcattttctttttttttttatttaaagaaatttacatatcggatgtttattagtcttcatgcctatctgattaaaaaaaaaaatcttcaaatcaggacaataaaagaatttgagtaccGGTAGGCAGCTTTTtttgggtaggtagggtttgggcaaacaaacctattcttttttatggcctaaaACTAATATATAAACCAAATATGGACTACATAAAATCAAATAACCAGTTTTTCAAGAGATAACTCTCTTAAACATATTGTAACTTTACCAatcaataaatattaatttaataatgaatgtatatatttcattttcttttttatttcatatatctaGAGGGTAAAAGGTTATGATACAATTGAAAGTTTCCCTCAGTTTCATTGGACATGTTTGACACCAAATATGACATGTGAGTAAAGTAAGACTgaatttttgtttaacaaaatttgatacTCTCGAAAATCTCTTAAAGGATTGTAAAGTACCTGTTCTGAGAGTCTTGAAGGAAGACCAATTGTATTCCATTCATTTTCCCATTCTTGTTGTGCAGTTAGTTCTGAGGCCAAATCCTCCATGACAGATGGCGCTGTATCACAGTGATGTATAGTTTGATTGGTAATGTATGGAAGACTTTCAGAATAATAGGATCTTACTTCTACAAACAAATGTTACATTTTTGTAAGGAAAACTTATAGTAGACTTACGGAGGTACCAAACTTCTTGATTAGAATTAATATGGCtcattcaattttcataaaattttgacaaaatacttAATGCGACCattgacaaatatataaaaattacagaaattagAATCACACACTTTATCGACAGAAAATTTTTCATTGgctatatagcagtttgacaaacaccaattttgatcatcgagaagcttAATACTTCCTTAACAACTTGATGTAGACATTCAGCAgctttttacagagttatctccctgtagtattaGAACCACTTTAAACTAAACATACTTTGACATATCAATTGTTACATGAAATGTTATAAACTTTACATTTGTGTCATGTAAATAATCTCTGTATCCTCTTATTTCAATATTGCAATCACTTAAAATCTTGATCATATTCCATGATATTGGATCAAACCTTATGAATTTTATTGTTGTTAGGTTTCCTTGACAATGATTTTTTTATCTTACCttttgatattttctttgttAGGTCCCCCATACCATGTGGAGACCTTACATGGCAGGAATGATATTTACAGGCAGATAAAGCACCctaaaatagaaatattaaaacacagggtaataaaaaaaaattgataatatcAGGAACCTTTTAAAAACAACAGGTTTTTGCAACtacaaaatttgtatattttttaggaatcttttataataaagaaatatagattcctacactgcaacaagtgtattacgatatttctccactcgagaccgttaaattttattatttaaagcgcgaggcttgctgagcattttaaataattaaatttaactgtcgagagtggagaaatatcgtaatacacgagttatagtgtcggaatctgtttctctgatgactttaatcattctttttcaaagattttcagaaacttgtgttctttatatgcgacgtcatcaggcaaggtcgccttttttcatgacgtcacaataggaaaattttgaagaaaacaaaacattttgacgtcataatcaaatttcgagatcaatcatttgccgagaacaaatttttcactagtgaggagaattatagtataactaatcgccgtatttgaatataaaaaataagacaacgcgtgaccgaacgacgcatggattaaacgagtgcgcagcaagagtttaatccatagcggcgttcagtcacaagttgtcttatttttgatattcaaatacggcgattagtttttctttttattacattggcaaatggcttttttttaatgaaattaatttacaaaatgtaaggaactatatctttttcctacgcattgacaatttgttttgatccgacgttatcgacgtcttgacaacgcctattgttgtatgacgtcagagagtgaaataaccacgtttatttcacatgtgaaattatcggtttttatctaactgggaaatcaatgtaattcattgcaaccaatgtaataaatatttttctcacaccagtcaggaaatgtgaaaatagaacaaaaattagagaaactaCAAATCATATGATAAAGTGTTTTTCTTAATCAACTACACCATACCATATATACAAGACATGCACAAAAATACATTCTAAGATCTACATAATAAGATAATAATGTCAAACAAGTTAATAAAGCAAATAAATGCAGAAAAAGAGCTATATACTAAATGTTTACTTTCCATCATAAATCACTTTTTGACACAAGTAGAAAGTATGCTCGCATGAATTGGTTTTTAATAAGGCCTGTTTCATGAAATCACATGAGATACACATAAAAGGATCTCTTCAAATACAAACATTGCAATTGTGGTTTTCAACCTGTGAAAATGTTTATAACAGccaattataaaaacatatgtcATACATTTCGTACAATACAGTCCAAATAATCCTTACCTCTTTTTGCCAGACTGGAGGTTTTCCTCTCCATGTTATATTTTTGCTCTTTAAATATGGAGGCACCCACGGAGAGTCGAGATATCTTGCTACAGAGGCAGATATTGTTCTTTGCAATAATGCAGAAGCACCTAAACacaagaaataataaaattaccaatttctatttatataatacatgtatatatattaagagAACTGGAAATATTTTTATAGAACATAATATCGAGAATGGTCTTTTTGCCAATTCCATAATTGTATCCTGAATTTACAGATTCGTTTGAAAGAGTTCCCTTTAAAGGGTCATACCATTTTCATTAACAAGCTGTGCCTAATTCATGTAATcagtttttttaaacttttttttacaattaatctTTTCAGAAGCTTTAAAAAATCTACTTATAGtatattcattaaaattactAGAAACCTCTCTCAAAATTTCAGGGAACAGCCTTTTGGTCCAGTTGAGAAACAGACTACAATTGGCAAAAAGAAACAACTTGtgttaaaaagtgtaaaaaaaatactaatatcAGCAAGTGGCAAAAGAATAAAAAAGTTGTAAAGCGTGGTAAttcaatattgtaatttaaagaTGGCTTTGTAAACCGTGGTAAttcaatattgtaatttaaagaTGGCTTTGTAAACCGTGGTAAttcaatattgtaatttaaagaTGGCTTTGTAAACCGTGGTAAttcaatattgtaatttaaagaTGGCTTTGTAAACCGTGGTAAttcaatattgtaatttaaagaTGGCTTTGTAAACCGTGGTAAttcaatattgtaatttaaagaTGGCTTTGTAAAccgcatacctgtcaactgacccggattctgcgggtgtgacccgagattttcacaattctgagggatcacccggatcacccgccgggtcattgaaataacccggaaattccaaaaatgacccgatttcacccgtatttcttagccttgagattgattttcataagtaatattcctttgaaataccggcaaattcgtaattcttccatgaacatgcagttcatctagctatgtaaactgtcaaattaagtgacccattaagtgcatggcttcacttgacagctttggtgtcaaacacactgatgattaacaccaattaccttagctttaagtcgtaaataaattgccctgttgttttacaaagatatttcaactaagagttacttccccttatttgtcaccattcaaaattattccttatatttacgttttatgggtgaaaaagattaaatccttataatataaaattcaaatacatatattaaaaattacttttcattatttttatacctttatacaattttaaaaaaaaagttgaaaattattttttacatttatacttcctttaactgtattactatattttatcatagtctaatttccttgttaATTGATGGATGAATGTTCCTACATGTAATACCCCTACATGGTATGATTAAAGGCTAGTGGtctcattttaaaattacaatacaaaaataaattttagatgatgacaaaaagtaaagAACATAAAACTGTGATACACaagtttataaaaatctttaaaagtgtaatgaaataataataaataagatttaaaatgacttaaccaagtgaacatgcattgatgttttggtatctttgatatacattataacaaaatgtaccataaatactgaaattcagctcgaaaaagtttgtacacgttatgacctgagatttgattcttcaatgcaggtcatgacctgcattttcatcgtcacaggttgacaggtatgaaaCCG of the Mytilus galloprovincialis chromosome 8, xbMytGall1.hap1.1, whole genome shotgun sequence genome contains:
- the LOC143042099 gene encoding coiled-coil domain-containing protein 22 homolog; this encodes MEEVDKIVIHSLNVIGCDLDEDIQSLRQFSTELIVSSAIRCLKVINNEVDLPNSLPSGMSARFRTGTSLASIIQELGYKGEIGYQTFLYSNETEIRKVFMFLIDKLPKDKVETEEEPLGASALLQRTISASVARYLDSPWVPPYLKSKNITWRGKPPVWQKEGALSACKYHSCHVRSPHGMGDLTKKISKEVRSYYSESLPYITNQTIHHCDTAPSVMEDLASELTAQQEWENEWNTIGLPSRLSEQEYRARKRQRIQKRLKDNLRSDVQRSGDLTSSKSAMDLQQMIDAMGNRSSGSAKTKGSRFTHTEQLIYGKDEEKTLSQIQKPDIDKGHTEEELQKEREEDIENIKTEYNNLISKIDNLELESKKLTASMKQMEDQMSTLLQQNQDKEESYKVKKRTLDLLPDAENNITKIQSVVDSSAQRLVTLANQWEKHRAPLIEQYRELKDLNSKKESEAEKKLEEIKAFRSKMKEVADDARQKEELQKQLIAEYERMTKDVNRSAYTKRIMEIVSNIKKQKDGINQVLVDTRSVQKEINMLSGKLDRTFTVTDELIFRDAKKDESVKKAYRNLAALHENFEQLIQTVTQTGTIMREIRELEDQIEHESKSKVLTNLEKITSDYQQMKKENSTMATKFKQQKS